One part of the Deltaproteobacteria bacterium genome encodes these proteins:
- a CDS encoding histidine phosphatase family protein, producing the protein MTRIILVRHGQTEWNRVERFRGRADVPLNETGRAQAELTGRRIAAEWRPMAVYSSPLSRAVRTAEVIAGHFDLPVQVYPGLTDINYGKWQGLTPDEVREQWPKMIDDWYNKPASIRIPGGETLEELRIRALGAIDELVKRHDGQTIVVVGHTVINRIILLGVLGLSNDRFWRLRQDTCAINSFEAEGGDFTLVSLNDTFHLRAEMHYHPSPLTSLP; encoded by the coding sequence ATGACACGCATCATATTGGTAAGGCACGGGCAGACTGAATGGAATCGTGTGGAACGGTTTCGCGGGCGAGCCGACGTGCCGTTGAACGAAACCGGTCGTGCTCAGGCTGAACTGACCGGACGGCGCATCGCCGCTGAGTGGAGACCTATGGCAGTCTACTCCAGCCCGCTCTCGCGAGCGGTCAGAACGGCTGAGGTGATTGCCGGGCATTTTGATCTTCCTGTACAGGTTTATCCCGGCCTGACTGACATTAACTACGGCAAATGGCAGGGATTGACGCCTGATGAGGTTAGAGAACAATGGCCGAAGATGATAGACGACTGGTACAACAAACCTGCTTCCATCCGTATACCTGGTGGCGAGACGCTTGAAGAACTGCGCATACGTGCCCTCGGTGCGATAGATGAGCTGGTCAAACGGCATGATGGGCAGACAATAGTCGTGGTCGGTCACACGGTCATTAACCGTATTATCTTGTTAGGTGTCTTGGGACTTAGTAATGACCGCTTCTGGCGATTGCGTCAAGACACGTGCGCCATCAACAGTTTCGAGGCAGAGGGAGGCGATTTCACTCTTGTCTCGTTGAATGATACATTTCACCTGCGTGCCGAGATGCACTACCATCCCTCTCCTTTAACCTCCCTCCCTTGA
- a CDS encoding aminotransferase class V-fold PLP-dependent enzyme produces the protein MIYLDCNATTSVLPEVFEAMIPYLTSEWGNPSSAYKFGSKLKTVIETARVQVAELIGARSMEIIFTSCATESNNTAINAALKANPRKRHIITSAVEHTSVLNYCKALEKEDYRITYLPVDREGLLKLADLENAITEETSVVSLMWANNETGVLFPAKEIGEICRSRGVLFHCDAVQAVGKVKIDAPAVQADYLSLTGHKFHAPKGIGALYVRRKTPFSPFVQGGHQERNMRGGTESVPLIVAIGKAAELARKELTNYDKTVRLLRDALEDGILRSIPKTELNGHKTRRLANTTNITFHGIESEALLILLDQEGICASSGSACLADSDEPSHVIKAMKPESAASRHMIRFSLDMANTETQIKTAFAAIERTIEVLR, from the coding sequence ATGATTTATCTTGATTGCAATGCTACAACTTCTGTACTGCCGGAGGTGTTTGAGGCGATGATTCCTTACCTTACGTCCGAATGGGGTAATCCATCCAGTGCGTACAAGTTCGGTTCAAAGCTGAAAACGGTGATCGAGACGGCGCGAGTCCAGGTGGCGGAATTAATCGGAGCGCGGTCGATGGAGATCATTTTCACTTCTTGCGCAACAGAAAGCAACAACACGGCAATTAATGCAGCACTAAAGGCCAATCCCCGGAAGCGGCACATTATCACGTCAGCAGTGGAACATACATCGGTGTTGAACTATTGCAAGGCGCTGGAAAAGGAAGACTACCGCATTACCTATCTACCCGTTGACCGGGAGGGTTTGTTAAAGTTGGCAGATTTGGAGAATGCCATTACAGAGGAGACCTCGGTTGTCTCTTTGATGTGGGCAAATAATGAAACCGGTGTGCTTTTCCCTGCGAAAGAAATTGGGGAGATTTGTCGGTCCCGTGGAGTGCTGTTCCATTGCGACGCAGTACAAGCAGTCGGGAAGGTCAAGATTGATGCACCTGCTGTGCAGGCTGATTACCTATCGCTGACTGGGCACAAGTTTCATGCCCCAAAGGGTATTGGTGCTCTGTATGTTAGGCGTAAGACACCTTTCTCGCCATTCGTGCAAGGCGGGCATCAGGAGCGCAACATGCGGGGTGGCACAGAGAGCGTACCGCTGATTGTCGCCATCGGCAAAGCCGCTGAACTGGCCCGAAAAGAGTTGACGAACTACGACAAGACAGTGCGTTTGTTACGTGACGCTCTTGAGGATGGCATTCTACGATCGATTCCGAAAACAGAGTTGAACGGGCACAAAACCCGACGTCTGGCAAACACGACCAACATTACCTTCCACGGTATCGAATCCGAAGCCCTGCTTATCCTGCTGGACCAGGAAGGTATCTGCGCCTCATCCGGGTCAGCTTGCCTGGCTGATTCCGATGAACCTTCTCATGTCATCAAGGCCATGAAACCAGAATCGGCAGCATCACGGCACATGATCAGATTCTCACTCGATATGGCCAACACAGAAACACAAATCAAAACAGCATTTGCGGCGATAGAGCGCACAATTGAGGTACTTCGATAA
- a CDS encoding DGQHR domain-containing protein, translated as MNSTWKTPCLRGVMGNWVYYSTLMSAKQISARVITAKDIREAKALDDYLQRKLKPRVTKISTYLRKRDDRFFSSIILGVFGGLPDWIELDFSTIGQKLEITDLTPIEESFGLLIFYGTEKMFAIDGQHRIEGIKAAAKNNPDRFEHDEYPVLLVAHRDDAEGKVRTRRLFCDINKNAVAVSEGDKVVIDEDELSAIVTRRIYAEYPLFGYDNEIAVTEKKEQLVQDGRECFTSILAIHTVCKCLKKLYRKPRATLDNAPENINAFKAIVTEFLDFAIKYEPSLNRYFQQKSTTLKAERYNNQSLFFRPVGLEVLARLYEHFSGKNKLNILQYGLQKINFVNPGGVFDGVLWNAGKIDAKAKAKKIGVGLCLYVLHQLNSEQEAELTMALIEITKKADYSLPKKLKILLK; from the coding sequence ATGAACTCAACTTGGAAAACACCTTGTCTTCGTGGCGTCATGGGCAACTGGGTTTATTATTCAACGCTTATGAGCGCAAAGCAAATTTCAGCACGGGTAATCACTGCAAAGGATATAAGAGAGGCTAAGGCTTTAGATGACTATCTCCAGAGAAAACTGAAGCCGCGTGTTACGAAGATTTCGACTTACCTCCGCAAGCGAGACGACAGATTCTTCAGCTCGATTATTCTTGGCGTTTTTGGCGGATTACCCGATTGGATCGAGTTGGACTTTTCTACTATTGGCCAAAAACTGGAAATCACAGATCTGACACCAATCGAAGAGTCTTTTGGACTGCTGATCTTCTATGGAACGGAAAAGATGTTTGCAATAGATGGACAGCACCGTATTGAGGGTATCAAGGCAGCAGCCAAGAATAATCCTGACAGATTTGAGCATGATGAGTACCCCGTGCTACTTGTTGCGCATAGGGACGACGCTGAAGGTAAGGTCAGAACCAGAAGGCTATTCTGTGACATCAATAAAAATGCGGTGGCAGTTTCTGAAGGTGATAAGGTGGTCATTGATGAGGACGAATTATCTGCAATCGTAACTCGCCGTATCTATGCTGAGTATCCGCTATTTGGTTATGACAATGAAATTGCGGTCACAGAAAAAAAAGAACAATTAGTCCAGGATGGACGAGAATGCTTCACAAGTATCCTTGCGATTCATACCGTCTGCAAATGTCTTAAAAAGCTTTACAGGAAGCCACGAGCAACCTTGGATAATGCTCCTGAGAATATAAATGCTTTCAAGGCAATAGTTACCGAGTTCCTTGATTTTGCAATCAAGTACGAACCTTCACTGAACCGCTATTTCCAGCAAAAGAGCACCACGCTTAAAGCGGAAAGGTATAATAACCAGAGTTTATTTTTTCGTCCCGTTGGTCTCGAGGTCCTTGCCCGCCTCTACGAGCATTTTTCTGGAAAGAACAAGCTGAATATCCTGCAATATGGATTGCAAAAAATAAATTTCGTTAACCCTGGTGGTGTATTTGACGGGGTTTTGTGGAATGCCGGTAAAATCGACGCAAAAGCTAAAGCTAAAAAGATAGGCGTTGGTTTGTGTCTGTATGTACTGCACCAATTGAATTCAGAACAAGAAGCTGAGTTGACTATGGCCTTGATTGAGATTACTAAAAAGGCAGATTACTCCTTACCTAAGAAACTTAAAATATTACTAAAATAA
- a CDS encoding DndE family protein: protein MKFETSSESREFIENIFTRVGARNQAIIGRAALFLALGEGVPKEFKPKDAKGVTLNDEQVIGDELRDLVRTALNHRTGHSLDDSGYRQEFRRHFEYGCHRLRQIWAESGNDQAHFVSALLKLTGDDLGLTGSVKPSVPILPVVETEVKLKVLTDAPEWSVNGPGTNNGLLVISGQPGTGKSQLALDLLVQLANFGVRFVFFDMKGELEDDPNNVEQRKNRTRFLEQTGANYVRLIQQDLPINPLYRHTNPTQNAQIAYEIANLIRCFAPQLGAKQERNICDAYQKLVVPDFPSLSQELEYSGANGVDLAIIQKIDRFNLFASAQTAISPEEWLSNSMVIDFKDFGNDSETKALAVALILNFLIKKLSQQLAVKNDIQPLKMVLFVDEAHLLLPKENKAGLLSSLARQGRSWGFPVWMASQDADKFLTTGTNETNFAELAECGVHFSPHTLTDTEQRMILGGVIHTKLKKAEAALRLQGKLLTGLARQYWKDGGK from the coding sequence ATGAAATTTGAAACCAGTAGCGAGTCTCGCGAGTTTATCGAGAACATCTTTACGCGCGTTGGCGCCCGTAATCAGGCGATTATAGGACGTGCTGCGCTCTTTCTGGCATTGGGTGAAGGAGTTCCAAAAGAATTCAAACCGAAGGATGCTAAAGGCGTCACCTTGAACGATGAGCAGGTTATCGGCGATGAGCTGCGGGATTTGGTCCGCACTGCATTAAACCACCGCACAGGGCACAGCCTTGATGATAGCGGTTACCGCCAGGAATTTCGTCGGCATTTCGAGTATGGATGCCATCGTCTCCGGCAGATATGGGCCGAGTCTGGCAACGACCAGGCCCATTTTGTTTCTGCATTGTTAAAGCTTACCGGCGATGACCTGGGGCTTACCGGCAGTGTGAAGCCGTCAGTGCCGATCTTGCCTGTGGTTGAAACTGAAGTGAAGCTCAAGGTTTTAACAGATGCACCCGAGTGGTCGGTGAATGGCCCCGGCACCAATAATGGCCTGCTCGTTATCTCAGGACAACCTGGTACTGGCAAGAGTCAGCTCGCACTCGACTTGTTGGTACAACTTGCAAACTTCGGCGTCCGGTTTGTGTTCTTTGACATGAAAGGCGAACTGGAAGATGATCCGAACAACGTCGAACAGCGGAAAAACCGCACACGGTTTCTGGAACAAACCGGAGCGAACTACGTCCGACTCATTCAGCAGGACTTGCCGATCAATCCGTTATATAGGCATACAAATCCAACGCAGAACGCGCAGATTGCTTACGAAATAGCCAACCTGATACGGTGTTTTGCACCGCAACTGGGCGCCAAGCAGGAGCGCAATATCTGTGATGCTTATCAAAAACTTGTCGTACCCGATTTCCCATCACTCTCACAGGAGTTGGAGTATAGTGGCGCGAACGGCGTCGATCTCGCAATTATCCAGAAAATTGATCGGTTTAACCTGTTTGCGAGTGCACAGACAGCTATTAGTCCGGAAGAGTGGCTGAGCAACTCTATGGTTATCGACTTCAAGGACTTCGGCAATGACAGCGAAACAAAGGCATTGGCCGTTGCCCTCATTCTCAATTTTTTGATTAAAAAACTGAGCCAGCAACTGGCCGTTAAGAACGATATCCAACCCCTCAAAATGGTACTGTTTGTTGATGAAGCCCACCTGCTCTTGCCGAAAGAAAACAAGGCCGGTCTGCTCAGTTCTCTTGCTCGTCAAGGTCGGTCATGGGGATTCCCGGTGTGGATGGCATCACAGGACGCCGACAAGTTTCTAACCACCGGCACAAACGAAACCAACTTCGCTGAGTTGGCAGAATGTGGCGTTCACTTTTCACCGCACACATTGACCGATACCGAACAGCGGATGATCCTTGGCGGTGTCATCCATACCAAGTTAAAGAAAGCTGAAGCTGCCTTACGCCTGCAAGGTAAGCTGCTGACCGGCCTGGCCCGGCAATACTGGAAAGATGGAGGAAAATAA
- a CDS encoding HNH endonuclease, whose amino-acid sequence MEMVEKGEITSREVTLSPDLAFRFSAFWSVVAKRRKQAPEVRLPFHHLGSSGMWQPLTADGKLSPDKKLTTMIMIDPSFFDCLADNKFRDRARRILIETEPYFLPEERAALFSMLKIKPTVPEVREYEELYRASIQMGRDARFRIEVVVLAYKHTCALTGYRLTTLEMQSIVDAAHIHAFSDSRSNDPRNGLALSKNAHWQFDRGLWSLNDDYRVLLNREKFIEDGAPGQRLADFEGRRIFLPSDPKYWPEYTYLDWHRKRHGFPSR is encoded by the coding sequence ATGGAAATGGTAGAAAAGGGTGAGATTACGAGCCGCGAAGTTACGCTTTCTCCTGATCTTGCATTCAGGTTCAGCGCGTTTTGGTCAGTTGTAGCCAAACGTCGCAAGCAGGCTCCGGAAGTGAGATTACCGTTCCACCACCTTGGTTCATCTGGAATGTGGCAACCTTTGACGGCAGACGGCAAACTTTCACCAGATAAGAAACTGACCACAATGATCATGATTGACCCAAGTTTCTTCGACTGTCTTGCTGATAATAAATTTCGTGATCGGGCACGGAGAATACTAATTGAAACGGAACCCTATTTTCTTCCTGAAGAAAGAGCGGCACTCTTCAGCATGCTTAAAATCAAACCGACGGTGCCTGAAGTCAGGGAATACGAAGAACTTTACAGAGCGAGCATTCAAATGGGGCGAGATGCTCGCTTTCGCATTGAGGTAGTCGTTCTCGCCTACAAACACACCTGCGCTCTTACGGGTTATCGGTTAACAACCTTAGAAATGCAGAGCATTGTAGATGCGGCACATATTCATGCATTCAGTGATTCCCGTAGCAATGACCCTCGCAATGGGTTAGCGCTCTCGAAGAATGCCCACTGGCAGTTTGATCGCGGTCTTTGGTCATTGAACGATGATTACCGAGTACTTCTAAACAGAGAAAAATTCATCGAAGATGGGGCGCCGGGACAACGCCTCGCGGATTTCGAGGGGCGAAGGATTTTTTTGCCCAGCGATCCGAAGTATTGGCCAGAATACACCTATCTCGACTGGCATCGCAAGAGGCACGGCTTCCCAAGCCGATAG
- the dndC gene encoding DNA phosphorothioation system sulfurtransferase DndC: MADNSYRDIIVSLAQLYEADERPWLVGFSGGKDSTMLASLIFDSVLTVPPSQRKKPIAVLCTDTRVEIPAITEIVEGTLSRMNKFSQQNGLNIEVKLLKPPPEQSFWVNIIGRGYPPPNRTFRWCTQRLKIDPVTVFVNQRIGHWGEAILHLGARRAESSTRAQTMAGRESRNSLLRHPDLPRVWVSNPIEFLTTEEVWAYLLQKPNPWGSDNRVLYKLYANASNGECPIQIDTSTPACGNSRFGCWTCTVVERDKAGEGLLAAGDERMEHLIEFRETLLEFRNPDNGWRDNRRMNGNEGPGPLLIKGRRELLKRLLKLQEETSMMLITSEELLLIQQLWKSARNPDDGWGVSRIINKQRGVIMNNDLNELNRLREMEEEVAQELSIRANTLRRMLNKVEEYSESHRAHGLPDDLLNILKDDLYCSALQNKTPTVN, translated from the coding sequence ATGGCAGATAATTCTTACAGAGATATTATAGTTTCTCTTGCTCAGCTCTATGAAGCGGATGAACGCCCGTGGCTAGTAGGGTTCAGTGGCGGCAAGGATAGTACAATGCTTGCATCACTGATTTTTGACTCTGTCTTGACAGTCCCTCCCTCGCAACGGAAAAAGCCTATAGCTGTCCTCTGCACGGATACGCGTGTAGAAATCCCCGCTATTACCGAAATAGTTGAAGGCACGTTGTCACGGATGAATAAATTCTCCCAACAGAATGGACTAAACATCGAAGTGAAGCTACTCAAGCCACCGCCCGAGCAGTCGTTTTGGGTGAACATCATCGGACGGGGCTATCCTCCTCCCAACCGCACCTTCCGCTGGTGCACGCAACGCCTGAAGATTGACCCCGTGACCGTTTTTGTGAATCAGCGGATCGGCCATTGGGGCGAGGCGATCTTGCACCTGGGGGCACGTCGGGCAGAGAGTTCCACGCGGGCACAAACCATGGCAGGCCGCGAGTCACGCAATAGTTTGCTTCGTCACCCCGACCTGCCGCGCGTCTGGGTGTCCAACCCTATTGAATTCCTCACTACTGAGGAGGTATGGGCATACTTACTGCAAAAACCCAACCCCTGGGGTAGCGACAATCGCGTTCTCTATAAGCTTTACGCGAATGCCTCCAATGGCGAATGCCCCATTCAGATTGACACCAGCACCCCAGCCTGCGGCAACTCCCGCTTCGGCTGTTGGACCTGCACCGTCGTCGAGCGGGACAAGGCTGGCGAAGGCCTGCTTGCCGCCGGTGATGAACGGATGGAACATCTTATCGAGTTCCGTGAAACGCTCCTGGAATTCCGTAACCCGGACAACGGCTGGCGAGACAACCGCCGTATGAATGGCAACGAAGGTCCGGGACCACTTCTCATCAAAGGTCGCCGCGAACTCCTGAAACGCCTGCTCAAGTTACAAGAAGAAACCAGCATGATGCTTATTACGTCCGAAGAGCTCCTTTTAATCCAACAGTTATGGAAATCGGCACGAAACCCCGACGACGGTTGGGGTGTCTCCCGGATCATCAATAAACAGAGGGGTGTCATCATGAACAACGATCTCAACGAATTGAACCGCCTTCGTGAAATGGAAGAAGAAGTTGCCCAGGAACTTAGCATCCGTGCAAACACATTGCGCCGCATGCTCAACAAAGTGGAGGAATATAGCGAAAGCCACCGCGCCCACGGCTTGCCTGACGACCTTCTTAATATACTCAAAGATGATCTTTATTGTAGTGCCCTTCAGAATAAAACTCCTACCGTCAATTAA
- a CDS encoding nucleotidyltransferase domain-containing protein codes for MVKTEREIQEIIKKYHQEIEKLGVRPQKIILFGSYAGGNPREDSDIDVIVIADDFRNMNLRERLELLGIAAGRVFEPIEALGYTQEELKSGMKETFLEAILKSA; via the coding sequence ATGGTTAAAACAGAACGAGAAATTCAAGAAATAATCAAAAAGTATCATCAGGAAATCGAAAAGCTGGGGGTTAGACCTCAAAAAATTATTCTGTTCGGTTCTTATGCCGGCGGCAACCCCAGAGAAGACAGCGATATCGACGTCATCGTAATAGCCGATGATTTCAGAAATATGAACCTGAGAGAACGCCTCGAACTTCTGGGTATCGCGGCAGGCAGGGTTTTTGAACCTATTGAAGCTCTGGGCTATACCCAGGAAGAACTGAAATCCGGCATGAAAGAAACTTTCCTTGAAGCAATACTGAAATCAGCATAA
- a CDS encoding HEPN domain-containing protein — protein MRKDAGNFMISAEYDLATAEHMLKSGRYIYVVFMCHLALEKMLKAIAVETTNSPSPKTHNLLYLTKLAEINFSQKHLEFVSKINNASIITRYPEDFTKLVEVYPADIVASYLEQTKDVIAWLKQNEKFKK, from the coding sequence ATGAGAAAAGATGCGGGAAATTTCATGATTTCTGCCGAATACGACCTCGCCACCGCAGAGCATATGCTGAAATCCGGCAGATATATTTATGTGGTTTTCATGTGCCATCTGGCGCTCGAAAAGATGTTAAAAGCTATTGCGGTGGAAACAACGAATTCACCATCGCCAAAAACCCATAACCTCCTCTATTTAACTAAGCTTGCAGAAATCAATTTTTCCCAAAAACACCTCGAATTCGTGTCCAAGATAAACAACGCCAGCATTATTACCCGATACCCGGAAGATTTCACAAAGCTTGTTGAAGTATATCCTGCTGATATCGTGGCCTCTTATCTCGAACAGACAAAGGATGTAATTGCATGGTTAAAACAGAACGAGAAATTCAAGAAATAA
- a CDS encoding acyl-CoA dehydrogenase, protein MAEKFVSERNLRFLLYEVFDASSLVKYPRYADHSREVFDMLLETALKLGKDLFKPVFREMDKNQPEFVDGRVKVHPKVKEIMRICGEGGWISATAPADRGGQQLPSLVGFIPMFIYSAANYAASVYPYLTAGAAHLIYSFGTEDLINTYIPRMYAGQWQGTMALTEPQAGSSLSDITTIAEPGDHGYYQIRGQKIFISTGDHDGAENIVHLLLARIAGEPAGVKGISLFVVPKMRHDGKGGLVFNDVTVTGIYHKMGYRGAPITHLSFGDNNDCRGYLVGQPNRGLSHMFQLMNEARIAVGIAAAGIASAAYYAALEYARERPQGRPLTARDPLSPQVPIIEHPDVKRMLLFQRAVVEGSLSLLMQCGKYVDLEKVLEGDEKEKYTLLLEILTPVAKTYPAEMGILAVSQALQCLGGYGYCDEFPLEQLYRDARIHPIHEGTTGMQGLDLLGRKVTMKNGKAAMLLFEEMEGTIAFAKDDPELMPYARELEDAAGKLRKVTAHLIDFAMQGKVDLFLADATLYLEFFGIITIGWQWLLQAIAVQKALRENPAGADMNFYQGKLYTFRYFFQYELPKIEGLAKSLLAGNRLTVEIKKDFF, encoded by the coding sequence GTGGCGGAAAAATTCGTCAGCGAAAGGAATCTCAGATTCTTGCTCTATGAGGTCTTTGATGCATCATCCCTTGTCAAATACCCTCGCTATGCCGACCATAGCCGGGAGGTCTTCGATATGCTTCTTGAGACGGCCCTGAAATTGGGGAAGGATCTCTTCAAACCTGTTTTCCGGGAAATGGACAAGAACCAGCCGGAATTTGTCGACGGCCGGGTTAAGGTTCATCCGAAGGTAAAAGAGATCATGAGGATTTGCGGTGAAGGCGGCTGGATATCCGCCACGGCTCCCGCAGATCGGGGTGGGCAGCAACTCCCCTCCCTGGTAGGTTTTATCCCCATGTTCATCTACTCTGCGGCGAATTACGCAGCCAGCGTCTATCCCTACCTCACCGCCGGCGCCGCCCACCTCATTTATTCCTTTGGCACGGAAGACCTGATCAATACCTATATCCCCAGGATGTACGCAGGCCAGTGGCAGGGGACGATGGCCCTCACGGAGCCGCAGGCGGGAAGTTCCTTATCCGACATCACAACTATTGCTGAACCCGGCGACCATGGGTATTATCAAATACGGGGGCAGAAGATCTTTATCTCCACAGGAGACCATGATGGTGCGGAAAACATCGTGCATCTTCTCCTGGCACGGATTGCGGGCGAGCCTGCCGGTGTGAAAGGCATCTCCCTCTTTGTCGTCCCTAAAATGCGGCATGATGGAAAGGGCGGACTCGTCTTTAACGATGTCACGGTAACGGGCATCTACCATAAAATGGGTTACCGCGGGGCACCCATCACCCACTTGAGTTTCGGCGATAACAATGATTGCAGGGGGTATCTCGTCGGACAGCCTAACCGGGGACTCTCCCACATGTTTCAGTTGATGAACGAAGCCCGGATTGCCGTGGGAATTGCGGCTGCAGGCATTGCCTCCGCCGCATATTATGCAGCACTGGAGTATGCGCGTGAAAGGCCCCAGGGCCGGCCGCTGACAGCCAGGGATCCTTTGTCTCCTCAGGTTCCTATTATCGAGCATCCTGACGTGAAGCGGATGCTTCTCTTCCAGCGCGCTGTCGTTGAGGGTTCTCTTTCGCTCCTCATGCAGTGCGGCAAATATGTTGATCTGGAGAAGGTTCTCGAAGGGGATGAAAAAGAGAAATACACTCTTCTCCTGGAGATCCTCACGCCGGTAGCCAAAACCTATCCTGCGGAGATGGGGATTCTTGCCGTAAGCCAGGCACTGCAGTGTCTCGGAGGTTACGGCTACTGCGATGAATTTCCCCTGGAACAACTCTATCGCGACGCGCGAATCCATCCCATCCATGAAGGAACCACAGGAATGCAGGGGCTCGACCTCCTGGGCCGCAAGGTTACGATGAAGAATGGAAAGGCAGCCATGCTCCTCTTTGAGGAGATGGAAGGAACTATCGCCTTTGCCAAAGATGATCCGGAGCTGATGCCTTACGCCCGGGAACTTGAAGACGCCGCGGGTAAACTCCGGAAGGTAACAGCGCATCTGATCGACTTTGCCATGCAAGGCAAGGTGGATCTCTTCCTGGCAGACGCCACGCTTTATTTGGAATTCTTCGGTATCATAACCATAGGCTGGCAGTGGCTCCTCCAAGCCATAGCCGTGCAGAAGGCCCTGCGGGAAAATCCTGCCGGAGCGGATATGAATTTCTATCAGGGAAAGCTTTATACCTTCCGGTATTTTTTCCAATACGAACTTCCCAAAATCGAGGGCTTGGCCAAAAGCTTGCTGGCTGGCAACCGGCTGACCGTGGAGATAAAAAAAGATTTCTTTTAA
- a CDS encoding helix-turn-helix transcriptional regulator → MPQGVAYEGRGLRKYFKVTHMNLLEYRKSNFISVKQASEELGISRQHIYDIEKGKSFPSRKLSIKICKWSDSLVNQVELLFPDLTKSVSDSLVKVEKWKGNESRSKKRKTQGTQTIGNDTYIEMLCSDKERSST, encoded by the coding sequence ATGCCGCAAGGTGTGGCGTATGAAGGCAGGGGATTGAGAAAATATTTTAAGGTGACGCACATGAATTTACTTGAATATCGAAAATCAAATTTTATTTCTGTTAAACAAGCTTCGGAAGAACTTGGCATTTCCCGCCAGCATATTTACGACATCGAGAAAGGGAAATCCTTTCCGAGCAGAAAATTATCTATAAAAATTTGTAAATGGTCTGACAGTTTGGTAAACCAGGTAGAACTTTTATTTCCTGATCTGACCAAATCGGTAAGTGATTCTCTCGTTAAAGTCGAAAAGTGGAAAGGAAATGAAAGCCGAAGCAAAAAGCGTAAAACGCAAGGTACGCAAACCATAGGGAATGATACATATATAGAAATGCTCTGCAGCGATAAGGAACGCAGCTCAACCTAG
- a CDS encoding DUF4309 domain-containing protein, producing MKLRKLIGLLSIIFFVINPVLALCVESENTSIATLRPGKGIGNINIGDKLEDVVKKMGKKPSEGKTVTAGNEVQYWLIYKPQGLAFVFDRNSALVSIIVTNPVMRIPTSNIRINSSSKELNSAYGDGRSAVINDNYEQRIYDKKGMNFMINKGSGKVETITIMPKTDK from the coding sequence ATGAAATTAAGAAAGCTGATCGGATTACTATCGATTATATTCTTCGTCATAAATCCTGTCTTGGCGTTGTGTGTTGAAAGTGAAAACACGTCCATTGCCACGCTGCGACCGGGCAAGGGTATTGGAAATATAAATATCGGCGACAAGCTGGAAGATGTCGTGAAAAAGATGGGTAAGAAACCTTCGGAAGGGAAGACCGTTACTGCGGGAAATGAGGTGCAGTATTGGTTGATTTACAAACCGCAGGGGCTCGCTTTTGTCTTTGACAGGAATTCAGCATTGGTCAGTATCATCGTTACCAATCCTGTGATGCGCATTCCAACCAGCAACATAAGGATAAACAGTTCTTCGAAAGAACTCAATAGTGCTTATGGAGATGGGCGTTCTGCTGTGATCAATGACAATTATGAACAGAGGATCTACGACAAAAAAGGAATGAACTTCATGATAAACAAAGGTTCTGGGAAGGTCGAAACCATAACGATCATGCCGAAGACTGACAAGTGA